AAAACTCACGCACCGCATTGGCCTGCTTTTCGGGCAAGGTCTGACGCATATCCAGCCAGTCAGCCGCCAGTACGGCCTCCAGGCTGCCAAATTTATCCGCCAGCTTCTGCGCGCCACCGGGGCCTACGGACGGGATATTCAGCTTGTCGAGCATCCCGGCCAGGGTAGCGCTGGCACTGAACTCGGCACTCAGCTCGCCTTGCTCCTGCAGCTGCAAGCCGCATTGATCACTGGCCAACAAGGCCGCAATCACCTGCTGGTTATGGCTGTCGGCAAAGAAGCTGTGAATCTCATGCGCCACTTCCAGACCAATATCCGGCAAATAGGTCAGCACTTCTGGCAAGGCCTGCTGTACGCGCTCCAGAGACGCCAACGCACGGGCCAGCACCTTGGCGGTTTCTTCACCCACATCGGGTATACCGAGGGCGTAGATAAAACGTGCCAGGCTCGGTTGCTTGCTGTCGGCAATGGCCTGCAGCAGCTTGTTGCTGGAAACCTCGGCAAAGCCTTCAAGGTTGATGATCTGTTCATATTTCAGCGTGTACAGATCGGCCGGCGAGGCAATCAGTTGCTCATCGACCAGTTGCTCGATGGTCTTATCGCCCAGACCTTCGATATCCATGGCGCGGCGCGAAACAAAATGGATGATCGCCTGCTTGAGCTGCGCGCCACAGGCCAGACGGCCGACGCAGCGGTACACCGAGCCTTCGCTGAAGGTTTCCTTGCCCTTGCTGCGCTTGACCAGTTGGGTGCGCTCGACATGAGAGCCGCACACCGGACAGCTCTCGGGGATCTGCACGGGCCTGGCATCCACTGGGCGCCGCTCAGGCACTACCTGCACCACTTGCGGAATTACATCACCGGCGCGGCGGATGATCACCGTATCGCCAATCATCACTCCCAGACGCGCAACCTCATCCATATTGTGCAGCGTGGCATTAGACACCGTAACGCCCGCCACCTTGACCGGTTTCAGGCGTGCCACCGGGGTGACCGCACCCGTCCGCCCAACCTGGAACTCCACATCGAGCAGCTCGGTCAGCTCTTCCATCGCCGGGAATTTGTGCGCAATCGCCCAGCGCGGTTCACGCGCGCGGAAACCCAGTTCGCGCTGATAGGCCAGGCTGTTGACCTTGAATACCACGCCGTCGATTTCATAGGCCAACGACTCGCGGCGCTCGCCAATGCTGCGGTAATAGGCCAGGCATTCATCGGCACCTTTGGCCAGTTTCAGCTCGCGACTGATCGGCATACCCCATTGTTTCAGGGCCTCAAGGATGCCGATATGCGTTTGTGGTAGCTCGCCTTGCACCTGACCAATGCCATAGCAGCAGAATTCCAGCGGACGGCTGGCGGTAATTTTCGAATCCAGCTGGCGCAGGCTGCCGGCCGCCGCATTACGCGGATTGGCGAAAGTCTTACCGCCCTGCTCCAGCTGCCGTGTATTCAGCGCCTCGAAACCGGCCTTGGACATAAAGACTTCGCCACGTACTTCCAGCACAGACGGCCAGCCCTCGCCCTGCAGCTTTAATGGCACATTACGAATGGTACGCACGTTAACGCTAATGTCCTCGCCCGTGCTGCCATCGCCACGCGTAGCGCCACGCACCAGCAGACCATCGCGGTACAACAGGCTGACCGCCAGGCCATCAAGCTTGGGCTCACAGCTGTATTCAACTTCGGTGCCGCCACCAAACAGATCGCCTGCAGGCAGATCCAGCCCTTCACGTACTCGGCGATCGAAATCCAGCAGGTCGGTTTCTTCGAAGGCGTTACCCAGACTGAGCATCGGCACCTCATGCTTGACCTCGCCGAAGGCAGAAAGCGCCAGGCTACCGACGCGCTGGGTCGGTGAGTCAGCTGTGACCAGCTCTGGGTGTTCGACCTCCAGGGCTTTGAGCTCATGGAACAAGCGGTCATATTCGACGTCTGGAATACTCGGCTCATCGAGTACGTGATAGCGATAGTTATGCCCATCCAGTTCGGCGCGCAGGTGCACTATGCGCTGGGCAGCAATCGAGGCGTCGGTCATTGCGGTGTGCTCTCAAACGAAAAGAGCAGCCTTGGCTGCTCTTGGTATTTCATCGGTTAAATCAGCGCTTATTGGTCAGTTGCTTGCGTTCATATTCAACGATGCGCTGACGATAGTGTTCGATTGTTTGCGCGGTCATCACGCTGCGCTGGTCATCCTTCAACTCACCACCCAGCTCATGGGCCAGTTTACGCGCCGCCGCCACCATCACATCAAACGCCTGTTTGGGATGACGCGGGCCCGGCAGACCGAGGAAGAAACTCACGGCGCGGGTGCTGAAGCCTTCAATATCGTCGAGATCAAAAGTGCCAGGCTTCAACGCATTGGCCATGGAGAACAGCACTTCACCATTACCCGCCATGCTTTCGTGACGATGGAAGATGTCCATCTCGCCGAAACGCAGGCCACTTTCCAGAATATTCTGCAACAGCGCCGGGCCTTTGAAGCCTTCTTCATCGCGGGCAATCACGTTGATCACCAATACTTCTTCAACCGGTGGCAATTCCTTATTGCTGCCCTGGCTATGACTGACGGGTTTGACCACATCGTCATCAACCGGATTAAGCAGCGTTGGCACGGGTTCTTCCAGGCCCAGATTAAGGTCGCCTTGTTGCGGCTCACCGCTGCGGCGACGATTCAATTCACGCGCGCTCAGCGACGGCAGGTCTTCCTCATCAAAAGCGGGCTCATTACTGCGATCAATAACCCGCGGTGGGCTGAGCAAATCGGGATCGCTGTCATCATCCGGCAGGTTGGCAAAACTGCGGTCAAGTTTGAACTTGAGTTTGCCCTTACCACCGCGCATCCGCCGCCAGCCATCAAACAGGATGCCGGCAATCACAATAATGCCGATGACAATCAGCCACTCGCGCAGACCGAATTCCATGAAATACCTTAACCCCTAATAAAAATGTGATGAAAAAGGCCTTCCTGGGCCATTTTGCTAATTCTTTTTCGCGACGCCAAGCCTATGTTCTGCCAGGCCTTTCCCTGAGTTATAACGCCACGTCTAATAACAATGCGCATTAAGCTAGCACGACGAAAGATAACTTTACACCGCCCTGGCCATCATGATTCAACCAAGGCCAGCGCTTCCTCTACATCCACGGCTACCAAACGCGAACAACCGGGCTCGTGCATGGTTACGCCCATCAACTGATCAGCCATTTCCATGGCAATTTTATTGTGGGTGATATAGATAAATTGCACCGTTTCCGACATCTCTTTCACCAGCCGTGCATAGCGCCCAACGTTGGCATCATCCAGCGGCGCATCCACTTCATCGAGCATGCAGAACGGCGCCGGATTGAGCTTGAAGATGGCAAATACCAGGGCCAATGCCGTCAGCGCCTTTTCCCCACCAGAGAGCAAATGAATGGTGCTGTTTTTCTTGCCAGGCGGACGCGCCATGATGGTTACGCCGGTATCCAGCAAATCTTCACCGGTCAACTCCAGATAGGCGTTACCGCCACCGAAGACTTTCGGGAATAGCGCCTGCAAGCCGCCGTTGATTTGATCGAAGGTTTCCTTAAAGCGATTGCGGGTTTCCTTGTCGATCTTGCGAATAACGTTTTCCAAAGTATCCAGCGCTTCCACCAGGTCGGCGTTCTGCGCGTCCAGGTAACGTTTACGCTCGGATTGCTGCTGGTATTCGTCGATGGCCGCCAGGTTGATTGGGCCAAGGCGCTGAATACGTGCAGCCAGGCGCTCCAGTTCTTCTTCCCAGGCTTTCTCGCTGGCTTCAGCTGGCAAAGTCGCCAAGACGCCGTGCAAATCGTAGTTGTCTTCGAGCAACTGATCCTGCAAGGCCTTACGTCGCACGGTCAGTGATTGCCAATCCATGCGCTGCTGTTCTAACTGACTACGCAGCAACTGCGACTGTTGCTCGGCCTGAGTGCGGCGTTTCTCCGCATCGCGCAGTTCACGGTCGGCATCTTCCAGAGCCAGGCGCGCAAGCTTGAGTTCGTCTTCCACCGCCATGCGTTTATCGAGTTGCTCTTCGAGCTTCATCCTCAGCTCTTCCAGCGGCGCTTCGCCCTCCTCCAGATTAAGGTTGAGCTGCTCGCGCTTCTCGTGCAGACGCTCGGCCTGCAGCTCCAGGCGTTCCAGGGCCTGGCGGGTGGAATCATGCTGGGCTTTCAGCGAGCCCAGGCGCACAGCCAGCTGATGGGCGTGATCCTTGTGCTGACGGGCTTCCTGGCGCACGCGATCAAGCCGTTCGCGCAGGCTGTCGCGGCGGGCCAACAGGCTTTCGCGCTGTTCGTTGTCAGTCGCCATAGCATCTAGGGCGTCTTGCAGTTGCAGGCGTGACTCACCCAGTTGCTCGTGTTCGATTTCGCGCTGCTCGCCCAGCTCCAGCAGTTCGCTGTCCAGACGGCTTCGACGCAGGATCAGTTGTTCAACCTTGGCCTGGCCGGCAGACAGCTGAGCCTTCAATTCACCGAGACGACGGGCCAGGTCCTGCGCTAAGCGCCGCTGCTGCTCGCGCTGTTCTTCCTGAGCACGCTGGTTGTCGCGCAGATGTGCCAAACGCTCATCAAGGACAGCTAGCGCGGCTTCGCGCTCATCGCGCTCCAGGCTTAACCGTTCGATCTCCTGACCGCGAGCCAGCACGCCGCTTTCCGCTTCACTGGCGCGGCTCACGCGCAGAAAATGCCGGCCGACCCAGTAGCCATCACGGCTGATCAGACTTTCACCTTCGGCCAAGTTCAAGCGCGCGGCCAGCGCTTCATCCAGGCTTTGCACCGGTTTGACCTTGCCCAGCCAGGGTGCCAGATCGACGCTGGCTTCAACCTTGTCCAGCAGGCTGCCGGCAACCCGCGCACAGTTCTTACTCGGGCTAGCCAGGCGTAAATCGCCCTGGGTCAGGCCGGCAAAATCCAGGCCCTGAAAATCATCCAGCAGCACGGCCTGCAGATCGGCACCCAGCACGGTTTCCACCGCCAGTTCCCAGCCGGCCTCAACCCGCAGGCCCTCGGCCAGACGCGGGCGTTCGCTCAGCTGCTGCTCGCACAGCCATTCACCGGCGCCTTTGCCGGGATCCAGCGCCGCTTGCTGCAGCGCTTCCAACGAAGCTAGGCGGCCATTCAGGCGCTGCAATTCACCTTGTGCCTGCTGCTGGGCTTGCCCGCTGTGCTGCAGATCATTACGCAGCTGCTGCAGACGCTCGGCCTGCTGCTCTTCTTCAAGCTGCAGGTCTTCCAGGCTGATTTCGCCGGCGGCAATCTGCTCGCTCAGTTCGATAATCGCGGCATCTTCCGGGTCGGCCGCCAGTTGCTGCAGCTCATCGGTGAGACGGCGCTGACGCTCGGCCAAACGCTCCAGGCTCTGCTCCAGCTGGGCGATTCGGGATTGCTGCACCTCGGCCTGACGCCGTGGTTCGGCGCTGCGCTGGTTGAAGCTGTCCCACTGTTCCTGCCAGCCATGCATGGCTGTTTCGGATTCTTCCAAGCCGGCGGCGGACTCTTCGGCCGCCGCTGCAGTCAGCTCCTGCTCAGGCTCGAGCATGGCCAGCTCTTCGCCCAGAGTTGCCAGTAGCGTGCGGTCGTGACCCAGATGCGATTCGGTTTCCAGGCGCGCGCGCTCGGCTTCATTGAGGTCGTCCTGCAACTGGCGCAAACGCTGGTGGCCGTGCTGGATGCTCTGCTCAATACGCGCGATATCGCCGCCCACCGAGTAGAAACGGCCCTGCACCAGGTTAAAGCGCTCGCTCAGCTCATGATGGCCATCGCGCAAGCGCTCAATGCTCGCATCGGCGTTGCGCTGCTCGGCCACAAGCGCTTCGAAGCTAATTTCCTGGTTGCTGATGACCGCCTCGCGGCTACCCACCTGCTCATTCAGCGCCTGCCAACGCAGGGCAGTGAGCTGGGCCTTGAGCTGACGCTCCTCGGCCTTATATTCCTGATACTTCTCCGCCGACTGGGCCTGACGGTGCAGGCGGTCGAGCTGACGCTCCAGCTCTTCGCGCAGGTCAGTCAGGCGCGCCAGGTTTTCGTGGGTGCGGCGGATGCGGTTCTCGGTCTCGCGGCGGCGCTCCTTGTACTTGGAGATGCCGGCTGCTTCTTCGATAAAGTTGCGCAGGTCTTCCGGCTTGGCTTCGATCAGTTTGCTGATCATGCCCTGCTCGATAATCGAGTAGCTGCGCGGGCCCAGGCCGGTGCCGAGGAAGATGTCGGTAATGTCGCGGCGACGGCATTTGGTGCCGTTTAGGAAGTAGGTGTTCTGGCTGTCGCGGGTAACCCGGCGGCGGATCGAGATTTCGTTGTAGCCGGCGTATTCGCCCGTCAGGGTGCCGTCGGAGTTGTCGAAGATCAGCTCGATGGAGGCCTGAGTCACCGGTTTGCGGGTATTGGAGCCATTGAAGATGACGTCAGTCATCGACTCGCCACGCAGGTTCTTCGCCGAACTTTCGCCCATCACCCAGCGCACGGCGTCGATGATGTTCGACTTACCGCAGCCGTTAGGTCCGACCACCGCCGCCATATTACTGGGGAAGGTCACCGTGGTCGGGTCAACGAATGACTTGAAACCGGCCAGTTTGATGCACTTGAGCCGCATAGACAGCCTTCCTTAAGCGTCGGCCAGTGCGGCCAGCACTAGCTGGCAATTGTGCTCACCGTAACCCAGCAACACCTCACGGATGGCCTGGTGATCACGGGCGATGATCGCCTGCAGCAAGGCGGCAAAGGTATTGAGGAACTGGCCCATTTCACCTTTGCGCCGCTCCAGCGCCAGATGATAGGTACGGCTAATGGCCGGCAGCAGGTTCTCCACGGTTTCCTGCAGGTAGGGATTATTGGAGAACGGGAAGGCGGCACGCATGATGTCGAAGCTGCTTTCGACAAAAGCGTTGATATCTTCGCGTTGCAGGCTGTCCTGCAGGCGCTGCTGAATCACCAGGAACGGGCCGAGATCAGCCTCGACCTGCCAGCTATCCGCCACCGCCTTGCCCAGCAGGATGTACAGCTCCATGACCAGGGCGTAGAGGCTCTTGACGTTATGCGGCGTCAGTTCAGCCACCTGCGCGCCACGGCGCGGCGGAATCACGATCAGGTGCCGGCGCTCAAGAATCAGCAGCGCTTCACGCACCGAACCCCGGCTGACATTCAGCGCCTGGGTGACTTTCTGTTCCTGAATCCGCTCACGCGCCTTCAACTCACCACGAATGATGCGTTCGGCAAGGTGATGGGCGATCTGCTCAGCGAGGCTATCCGGTGCCTTGAACGTCATGATGATCCTTAGGCTCTATCTGACCTATTGGGGGGCAAACAAGGGTCTCAACCCCACGCCAGGCTTGGCTTGGGCGGTACAGCGCAGGGCGCGAGTGTAACACAGGGTGTTACCGGGCCAAGGCCGCCTGCGCCCTGCTTTCAAACCAAAAGGTGGGCTGCCAGGGGATGGGCAGCAATACGGATTGTCCTACAATCCAACCAACACCCTACTCCAACAATAATAAGTACGGAGCCACCATGTTCGAACGCCTGCCCTCCAACTGGATGCTTGTGATTAAAAGCATCGGCTACTGGTTCTGGTTGATCCCGGTACTGGGTATCCCATTGAGCTATTACTGGTCATTAGACAGCCAATACGCTAACGCCTGGCCCTGGCTGGTCATCGTGGTGGTCTTTGGGATTATCCCGCTGCTGGACTTCATTATTGGCCGCGACCCGGCTAACCCGGATGAAACCGTGCAGGTGCCGCAGATGGAGCAGCAGGGCTACTACCGCTTATTAAGCCTGGCCACTGTGCCAGCACTGCTAGGCATGCTTGGCTGGGCCGGCTGGGTATTCGTCAACCACGAAGCCTGGAGTTGGGTTGGCCAGCTGGGCTGGGTGCTGTCGGTTGGCACCGTGACTGGGGCGATAGGCATCACCGTGGCTCATGAGTTTATCCATAAGGACCCACAGCTGGAGCAGAACGCCGGCGGTTTGTTGCTGGCGGCCGTGTGCTACGGCGGCTTCAAGATCGAGCATGTGCGCGGTCACCATGTACACGTATCGACCCCGGAAGACGCCAGTTCTTCACGCTACGGCCAGAGCCTGTATGCCTTTCTGCCGCATGCCTACAAGCACAACTTCCTCAATGCCTGGAAACTTGAAGCTGAACGGCTGAAACGCAAGAACCTGCCTGCCCTGCACTGGCGCAATGAGCTGATTGCCTGGTACGCCATCAGTGCACTGTTCCTGCTCGGTTTCAGCCTGGCTTTCGGCTGGCTCGGTGCACTGTTCTTTGTCGCGCAGTCGGTGGTCGCCTTTACCCTGCTGGAAATCGTCAACTACGTCGAACATTACGGCCTGCACCGCCGCAAGCTGGACAGTGGCCGTTATGAGCGCACCAATCCGACGCATTCCTGGAACAGCAATTTCCTGCTGACTAACCTGTTCCTCTTCCACCTGCAGCGCCATTCCGACCACCACGCTTACGCCAAACGCCGCTACCAGGTGCTGCGCCACTTTGATGACAGCCCGCAGCTACCCAATGGCTATGCGGGGATGATTGTCCTGGCGCTGTTCCCGCCGCTGTGGCGCGCGGTGATGGACCCACGAGTACGCGCCTACTACGCCGGTGAAGAACACCAACTGACTGATTCGCAGCTGACCCACTCTTAACATTCAGACACCACAACAAAAAAAACGCCAAGGGCCCGCACCCTTGGCGTTTTTTTGTTTGCTGGGCTCCATGTTTTCGCAACGCCTGCTTGGCACAAAAGCAGCTAGCGTTTAGCTGAACCACGGGCTTTTCGCGCTCATAACTGAATCGTATGACAATCGCCTGACCAAAGAGTCAAATATTTATTGACCCTAAAGTCAGAAAACTCTAGATTCGCCTCATGCCAAGCCGTGTGGAAACGCTGCGCCTTTGTGCGCAGCGTTTCAGCAGAGCCTGATACGAGAACAATAAAGTGCCTGGAGGTCGTCCTTGATCCAGTTTTTACTCAACCGGGAGCTGCGTACTGAGCATGCCCTCGACCCCAACGTCACCGTGCTCAATTACCTGCGTGAGCATGTCGGCAAATCCGGAACCAAAGAAGGCTGCGCCTCTGGCGACTGCGGTGCCTGCACCGTAGTGGTCGGTGAGCTGGATGGCGAGCGCGTGCGTTATCGCACCCTCAACTCCTGCCTGACCTTCGTTTCCAGCCTCCACGGCAAACAGCTGATCACGGTTGAAGACCTCAAGCATCAGGGCAAACTGCACAGCGTGCAGCAGGCCATGGTCGACTGCCACGGCTCACAATGTGGCTTCTGCACCCCTGGTTTTGTCATGTCGCTGTTCGCCCTGCAGAAAAACAGCAGCGGTTTCGACAAGGCTGACACCATGGAAGCCCTGGCCGGCAACCTGTGCCGCTGCACCGGCTACCGCCCGATTATCGATGCCGCCGAACAGGCCTGCTGCCAGAAGCAGCCAGACCAGTTTGACGCTGCCGAAGCGCAAACCGTTGCGCAACTGAAAGCCATCGCCCCGCAGGATACCGCCGAGCTCAACAGTGGCGACAAACGCTGCCTGTTGCCGCTGACTGTGGCGGACCTGGCCGATATCTACGCGGCCAACCCGGAAGCGCGCCTGCTGGCTGGCGGCACTGACCTGGCCCTGGAAGTCACCCAGTTCCACCGCGAACTGCCGGTGATGATCTACGTTGGCCATATCGAAGCGATGAAACGCGTCGAAGTGACCGCCGAGAGCATCGAAATCGGTGCTGCAACCGCACTTTCCGATTGCTACGCCGCTCTGGCTCAGGACTACCCAGACTTTGGCGAACTGCTGCACCGCTTCGCCTCTTTGCAGATCCGCAACCAGGGCACCCTGGGCGGCAACATCGGCAACGCCTCGCCGATTGGCGACGCCCCGCCGCTGCTGATCGCCCTTGGTGCGCAGATCGTGCTGCGCAAAGGCAACAGCAGCCGCACCCTGCCGCTTGAAGATTACTTCCTCGATTACAAGGTGACTGCCCGTCAGGAAGCCGAATTTATCGAGAAGATCATCGTGCCGCGTCATCAGGCCAATCAGGCGTTCCGCGCCTACAAGGTGTCCAAGCGTCTGGACGACGACATCTCCGCCGTCTGCGCGGCCTTCAATCTGGTGGTTGAAGATGGCGTAGTGCAAAGCGCCCGCATCGCCTTTGGCGGCATG
This DNA window, taken from Pseudomonas sp. SG20056, encodes the following:
- the ligA gene encoding NAD-dependent DNA ligase LigA; its protein translation is MTDASIAAQRIVHLRAELDGHNYRYHVLDEPSIPDVEYDRLFHELKALEVEHPELVTADSPTQRVGSLALSAFGEVKHEVPMLSLGNAFEETDLLDFDRRVREGLDLPAGDLFGGGTEVEYSCEPKLDGLAVSLLYRDGLLVRGATRGDGSTGEDISVNVRTIRNVPLKLQGEGWPSVLEVRGEVFMSKAGFEALNTRQLEQGGKTFANPRNAAAGSLRQLDSKITASRPLEFCCYGIGQVQGELPQTHIGILEALKQWGMPISRELKLAKGADECLAYYRSIGERRESLAYEIDGVVFKVNSLAYQRELGFRAREPRWAIAHKFPAMEELTELLDVEFQVGRTGAVTPVARLKPVKVAGVTVSNATLHNMDEVARLGVMIGDTVIIRRAGDVIPQVVQVVPERRPVDARPVQIPESCPVCGSHVERTQLVKRSKGKETFSEGSVYRCVGRLACGAQLKQAIIHFVSRRAMDIEGLGDKTIEQLVDEQLIASPADLYTLKYEQIINLEGFAEVSSNKLLQAIADSKQPSLARFIYALGIPDVGEETAKVLARALASLERVQQALPEVLTYLPDIGLEVAHEIHSFFADSHNQQVIAALLASDQCGLQLQEQGELSAEFSASATLAGMLDKLNIPSVGPGGAQKLADKFGSLEAVLAADWLDMRQTLPEKQANAVREFFEVAANAERARAIEAQLKAFGMHWQSEKKVIEGLPLAGQTWVLTGTLEVMSRDVAKEKLESLGAKVAGSVSAKTSCVVAGPGAGSKLAKASELGVRVIDEAQFLSALAGYGL
- the smc gene encoding chromosome segregation protein SMC is translated as MRLKCIKLAGFKSFVDPTTVTFPSNMAAVVGPNGCGKSNIIDAVRWVMGESSAKNLRGESMTDVIFNGSNTRKPVTQASIELIFDNSDGTLTGEYAGYNEISIRRRVTRDSQNTYFLNGTKCRRRDITDIFLGTGLGPRSYSIIEQGMISKLIEAKPEDLRNFIEEAAGISKYKERRRETENRIRRTHENLARLTDLREELERQLDRLHRQAQSAEKYQEYKAEERQLKAQLTALRWQALNEQVGSREAVISNQEISFEALVAEQRNADASIERLRDGHHELSERFNLVQGRFYSVGGDIARIEQSIQHGHQRLRQLQDDLNEAERARLETESHLGHDRTLLATLGEELAMLEPEQELTAAAAEESAAGLEESETAMHGWQEQWDSFNQRSAEPRRQAEVQQSRIAQLEQSLERLAERQRRLTDELQQLAADPEDAAIIELSEQIAAGEISLEDLQLEEEQQAERLQQLRNDLQHSGQAQQQAQGELQRLNGRLASLEALQQAALDPGKGAGEWLCEQQLSERPRLAEGLRVEAGWELAVETVLGADLQAVLLDDFQGLDFAGLTQGDLRLASPSKNCARVAGSLLDKVEASVDLAPWLGKVKPVQSLDEALAARLNLAEGESLISRDGYWVGRHFLRVSRASEAESGVLARGQEIERLSLERDEREAALAVLDERLAHLRDNQRAQEEQREQQRRLAQDLARRLGELKAQLSAGQAKVEQLILRRSRLDSELLELGEQREIEHEQLGESRLQLQDALDAMATDNEQRESLLARRDSLRERLDRVRQEARQHKDHAHQLAVRLGSLKAQHDSTRQALERLELQAERLHEKREQLNLNLEEGEAPLEELRMKLEEQLDKRMAVEDELKLARLALEDADRELRDAEKRRTQAEQQSQLLRSQLEQQRMDWQSLTVRRKALQDQLLEDNYDLHGVLATLPAEASEKAWEEELERLAARIQRLGPINLAAIDEYQQQSERKRYLDAQNADLVEALDTLENVIRKIDKETRNRFKETFDQINGGLQALFPKVFGGGNAYLELTGEDLLDTGVTIMARPPGKKNSTIHLLSGGEKALTALALVFAIFKLNPAPFCMLDEVDAPLDDANVGRYARLVKEMSETVQFIYITHNKIAMEMADQLMGVTMHEPGCSRLVAVDVEEALALVES
- the xdhA gene encoding xanthine dehydrogenase small subunit; translation: MIQFLLNRELRTEHALDPNVTVLNYLREHVGKSGTKEGCASGDCGACTVVVGELDGERVRYRTLNSCLTFVSSLHGKQLITVEDLKHQGKLHSVQQAMVDCHGSQCGFCTPGFVMSLFALQKNSSGFDKADTMEALAGNLCRCTGYRPIIDAAEQACCQKQPDQFDAAEAQTVAQLKAIAPQDTAELNSGDKRCLLPLTVADLADIYAANPEARLLAGGTDLALEVTQFHRELPVMIYVGHIEAMKRVEVTAESIEIGAATALSDCYAALAQDYPDFGELLHRFASLQIRNQGTLGGNIGNASPIGDAPPLLIALGAQIVLRKGNSSRTLPLEDYFLDYKVTARQEAEFIEKIIVPRHQANQAFRAYKVSKRLDDDISAVCAAFNLVVEDGVVQSARIAFGGMAAIPKRAAACEAALQGAAWYPGVIERACAALAEDFTPLSDFRASKEYRLLTAQNLLRKFFLELQAPEVETRVTAYV
- a CDS encoding GntR family transcriptional regulator codes for the protein MTFKAPDSLAEQIAHHLAERIIRGELKARERIQEQKVTQALNVSRGSVREALLILERRHLIVIPPRRGAQVAELTPHNVKSLYALVMELYILLGKAVADSWQVEADLGPFLVIQQRLQDSLQREDINAFVESSFDIMRAAFPFSNNPYLQETVENLLPAISRTYHLALERRKGEMGQFLNTFAALLQAIIARDHQAIREVLLGYGEHNCQLVLAALADA
- the zipA gene encoding cell division protein ZipA, with amino-acid sequence MEFGLREWLIVIGIIVIAGILFDGWRRMRGGKGKLKFKLDRSFANLPDDDSDPDLLSPPRVIDRSNEPAFDEEDLPSLSARELNRRRSGEPQQGDLNLGLEEPVPTLLNPVDDDVVKPVSHSQGSNKELPPVEEVLVINVIARDEEGFKGPALLQNILESGLRFGEMDIFHRHESMAGNGEVLFSMANALKPGTFDLDDIEGFSTRAVSFFLGLPGPRHPKQAFDVMVAAARKLAHELGGELKDDQRSVMTAQTIEHYRQRIVEYERKQLTNKR
- a CDS encoding alkane 1-monooxygenase; the encoded protein is MFERLPSNWMLVIKSIGYWFWLIPVLGIPLSYYWSLDSQYANAWPWLVIVVVFGIIPLLDFIIGRDPANPDETVQVPQMEQQGYYRLLSLATVPALLGMLGWAGWVFVNHEAWSWVGQLGWVLSVGTVTGAIGITVAHEFIHKDPQLEQNAGGLLLAAVCYGGFKIEHVRGHHVHVSTPEDASSSRYGQSLYAFLPHAYKHNFLNAWKLEAERLKRKNLPALHWRNELIAWYAISALFLLGFSLAFGWLGALFFVAQSVVAFTLLEIVNYVEHYGLHRRKLDSGRYERTNPTHSWNSNFLLTNLFLFHLQRHSDHHAYAKRRYQVLRHFDDSPQLPNGYAGMIVLALFPPLWRAVMDPRVRAYYAGEEHQLTDSQLTHS